In Streptomyces capitiformicae, one genomic interval encodes:
- a CDS encoding cytochrome P450 — MDTQGMDTQGTDIQGTDTRAGHGSLPHVPGTGRPVPEAEPGLVKQWHAEGGELIELLTRVREQCGGVAAFRLGPAPTLLVTDPDAVQHVLARRPDRYVKRSHRARLLVGDGVLSATGAAWKRQRRLLQAQFTGTGMRRYEQRITEAARTTARRWGGYARTGQTLDVGREMRRFALDAIWRSLTGHHLDDGTERELGAVAAVATALPTLPADVTDAQDAVATDLARIDAVARHAIEAARSGEAGPDGPGLLHVLIDAAEHPEYTDQLIRDELVTLLVAGHETTATTLTWLYLLLDRYPATREQALAAGEEGSAERRQALQALVHETLRLYPIAWILPRHAAEDDTLAGHAVEAGTDLLVCPYLTHRDPELWPDPEHFDPRRFLTPGGRPAHLGAYFPFGIGPRACLGLQFALRESTILLEHLLPAHTPAFHSLPTKAEYGITVRPGGPTPASLVN, encoded by the coding sequence ATGGACACCCAAGGCATGGACACCCAAGGCACGGACATCCAAGGCACGGACACCCGAGCCGGCCACGGCTCCCTTCCGCACGTTCCCGGCACCGGGCGGCCGGTCCCCGAGGCCGAGCCCGGGCTCGTGAAGCAGTGGCATGCCGAGGGAGGCGAGCTGATCGAGCTGCTGACCCGGGTGCGCGAACAGTGCGGCGGCGTCGCCGCGTTCCGCCTCGGGCCGGCTCCCACCCTGCTGGTCACGGACCCGGACGCGGTCCAGCACGTACTCGCCCGGCGGCCGGACCGGTACGTCAAACGCTCGCACCGGGCCCGGTTGCTGGTCGGCGACGGCGTCCTCTCCGCCACCGGAGCGGCGTGGAAACGGCAACGCCGCCTGCTGCAGGCCCAGTTCACCGGCACCGGGATGCGGCGCTACGAACAGCGGATCACCGAGGCTGCCCGGACCACCGCCCGGCGCTGGGGAGGGTACGCCCGTACCGGGCAGACCCTCGATGTAGGGCGGGAGATGCGCCGCTTTGCCCTGGACGCCATCTGGCGCTCCCTCACCGGGCACCACCTCGATGACGGGACCGAGCGCGAACTGGGCGCCGTGGCGGCCGTGGCGACCGCTCTTCCGACCTTGCCCGCAGATGTCACGGACGCCCAGGACGCGGTAGCCACCGATCTCGCCCGGATCGACGCGGTCGCCCGGCACGCCATCGAGGCCGCCCGCAGCGGGGAGGCCGGCCCCGACGGCCCGGGCCTGCTGCACGTCCTGATCGACGCCGCCGAGCACCCCGAGTACACCGACCAGTTGATCCGCGACGAGCTGGTCACGTTGCTCGTGGCCGGGCACGAAACCACCGCCACCACGCTGACCTGGCTCTACCTGCTCCTCGACCGGTACCCCGCCACCCGCGAACAAGCCCTCGCCGCCGGGGAAGAAGGCTCGGCGGAACGCCGCCAGGCCCTCCAGGCTCTGGTTCACGAGACGCTCCGGCTCTACCCGATCGCCTGGATCCTGCCCCGCCACGCCGCCGAGGACGACACCCTCGCCGGTCACGCCGTCGAGGCGGGCACCGACCTCCTGGTCTGCCCGTACCTCACGCACCGCGATCCCGAACTGTGGCCCGATCCGGAGCACTTCGACCCCCGGCGCTTCCTCACCCCGGGCGGCCGCCCCGCCCACCTCGGCGCCTACTTCCCCTTCGGCATCGGCCCCCGCGCCTGCCTGGGTCTGCAATTCGCGCTCCGCGAATCGACCATCCTGCTCGAACACCTGCTCCCGGCCCACACCCCGGCCTTCCACTCCCTCCCGACGAAGGCGGAGTACGGCATCACGGTCCGCCCCGGTGGCCCGACCCCCGCGAGCTTGGTGAACTAA
- a CDS encoding PucR family transcriptional regulator, with translation MRENARVTSEAGPFKNTGDYQELVDEISGLLGAPATLENRDFELIAFGAYDSEGALDPSAVDPVRARSILTRRSTTAVREWFEGFGITRATGPVRIPPTPEAGVLRGRICLPVRHRGVALGYVWLLDGDPGPTDAQLSAAMTVASRIGALLADEAQAGADLTRELRAVLTAERGWERDMAVAELRTALGPRGDGVHTVVCVAPWPSADPDVAAGAPSFRTVPGATALCTVPWGAAGQTLALLVRLRSAEVPAPALAAAARLLERAGAHAAAGVAGPRTGLADLGTAWREASAAARAVLAEPRLGPVAEWRSIGPYRLLTALPPEAPQDPAVRALLSPTHRELAHTAEVFLDCAGQAGRTAAELGIHRQTLYYRLSRVEKLTGLDLDDGEDRLLLHMALKGARL, from the coding sequence TTGAGGGAGAATGCCCGGGTGACGTCCGAAGCCGGGCCCTTCAAGAACACGGGTGACTACCAGGAGCTCGTCGACGAGATCTCCGGTCTGCTCGGCGCCCCGGCGACCCTGGAGAACCGGGACTTCGAGCTGATCGCCTTCGGCGCGTACGACAGTGAGGGCGCCCTTGATCCGTCGGCCGTCGACCCGGTCCGCGCCCGTTCGATCCTGACCCGCCGTTCGACCACTGCGGTGCGGGAGTGGTTCGAGGGGTTCGGCATCACGCGGGCGACCGGCCCGGTCCGGATCCCGCCCACCCCCGAGGCCGGGGTGCTGCGCGGCCGCATCTGCCTCCCTGTACGGCATCGGGGGGTCGCCCTCGGTTACGTCTGGCTCCTGGACGGTGATCCCGGCCCCACCGACGCACAGCTGTCCGCCGCGATGACGGTCGCCTCCCGCATCGGCGCCCTCCTCGCGGACGAGGCGCAGGCAGGCGCCGACCTCACCCGGGAGCTGCGCGCGGTCCTCACCGCCGAGCGCGGCTGGGAGCGGGACATGGCGGTGGCGGAGTTGCGCACGGCCCTCGGCCCACGCGGGGACGGCGTCCACACGGTGGTGTGCGTGGCCCCGTGGCCGTCCGCCGACCCGGACGTGGCGGCGGGGGCGCCCTCCTTCCGTACGGTGCCGGGGGCGACGGCGCTGTGCACGGTGCCGTGGGGCGCGGCCGGGCAGACCCTCGCCCTGCTGGTACGGCTGCGCTCGGCGGAGGTACCGGCTCCGGCGCTCGCGGCCGCCGCCCGGCTGCTGGAGCGGGCGGGCGCGCACGCGGCGGCCGGGGTCGCGGGCCCTCGTACGGGCCTCGCCGACCTTGGCACCGCCTGGCGGGAGGCGTCGGCGGCGGCCCGTGCCGTGCTGGCGGAGCCGCGCCTCGGCCCGGTCGCCGAGTGGCGCTCCATCGGCCCGTACCGCCTGCTGACGGCCCTGCCGCCGGAGGCGCCTCAGGACCCTGCCGTACGCGCCCTGTTGTCCCCCACCCACCGCGAACTCGCCCACACCGCCGAGGTGTTCCTCGACTGCGCGGGGCAGGCCGGGCGCACGGCGGCCGAGTTGGGCATCCACCGCCAGACCCTCTACTACCGCCTCTCCCGCGTCGAGAAGCTCACCGGGCTCGACCTGGACGACGGGGAGGACCGGCTGCTGCTGCACATGGCGTTGAAGGGGGCGCGGCTCTGA
- a CDS encoding proline dehydrogenase family protein yields the protein MLGPVILAASRSDRMRRLISAAPVTKQVVDRFIPGETVDDIIPVVKDLTDRGLEVTLDVVGEDTTRPEQAGAARDAYLELIDRLKELELGERAEVSVKLSLFGQALPGGHELALTNVRPVVEAAAAIGTTVTLDAEDHTTLDSMFAIHDELRRDVPQTGCVIQAYLFRTEADARRLAANGSRVRLVKGAYREPASVAFQQKTEIDRAYVRVLKILMEGEGYPMIGSHDPRIISIAQELAHRAQRKLDEYEFQMLYGIRGEEHLRLAAEGHRMRVYTAYGTDWYGYFMRRLAEKPANLRFFVRSMLTRG from the coding sequence GTGCTGGGTCCCGTGATTCTCGCCGCGTCGCGCAGCGACCGGATGCGACGCCTGATCTCGGCGGCGCCCGTGACCAAGCAGGTCGTCGACCGCTTCATCCCCGGCGAGACCGTCGATGACATCATCCCCGTCGTCAAGGACCTCACCGACCGGGGCCTGGAAGTCACGCTGGACGTCGTCGGCGAGGACACCACCCGCCCCGAGCAGGCCGGCGCCGCCCGCGACGCCTACCTGGAGCTCATCGACCGCCTGAAGGAGCTGGAGCTCGGCGAGCGCGCCGAGGTGTCGGTGAAACTGTCCCTCTTCGGGCAGGCACTGCCGGGCGGGCACGAGCTGGCCCTCACCAACGTCCGTCCGGTCGTCGAGGCCGCCGCCGCGATCGGCACCACGGTCACCCTCGACGCGGAGGACCACACCACTCTCGACTCGATGTTCGCCATCCACGACGAACTGCGCCGCGACGTCCCCCAGACCGGCTGCGTCATCCAGGCCTACCTCTTCCGCACCGAGGCCGACGCCCGCCGCCTCGCCGCGAACGGCAGCCGCGTACGGCTGGTCAAGGGCGCCTACAGGGAGCCCGCCTCCGTCGCCTTCCAGCAGAAGACCGAGATCGACAGGGCGTACGTACGCGTCCTGAAGATCCTCATGGAGGGCGAGGGGTACCCGATGATCGGGTCCCACGACCCGCGCATCATCTCCATCGCGCAGGAACTCGCCCACCGCGCCCAGCGCAAGCTCGACGAGTACGAGTTCCAGATGCTGTACGGCATCCGCGGTGAGGAGCACCTGCGCCTCGCCGCCGAGGGCCACCGCATGCGGGTCTACACGGCGTACGGCACGGACTGGTACGGCTATTTCATGCGGCGCCTGGCGGAGAAGCCGGCGAATCTCCGATTTTTCGTCCGCAGCATGCTGACCCGAGGCTGA